One genomic window of Fibrobacter sp. UBA4297 includes the following:
- a CDS encoding AgmX/PglI C-terminal domain-containing protein, with product MAKKNLDPFIASLMPESDKKMGAIAGVSLVIALAMCIWASMYEQVVAEVVFDNADSVDLTTSMQIEQKEEKKEEKKKPEPKKPRKKAGGGGKPRGKGQPNAPQTRGVLKLLTAQTKNASAAAYDLMKNQKFTKDIDKVLKDVAGLQTTGKTVLGGRRGKANGGFNEGYAEGGSGGIGDGLAGLLGGGGGGIATKAKGSIKTPSMRDIDMGAGGGSRSAADIMKVVRQRTPGLRHIYNKCLKKKPGFQGKVTLKFTIAPGGEIISISTVSSTTGFAEFDSEIKNAVSRWTFSKVKSGNTTVTIPFTFSE from the coding sequence ATGGCAAAGAAGAACTTAGATCCGTTTATTGCGTCGCTCATGCCGGAATCCGACAAGAAGATGGGCGCAATCGCCGGTGTCTCTCTTGTGATCGCTTTGGCTATGTGTATTTGGGCTTCCATGTACGAACAGGTCGTTGCTGAAGTCGTATTCGACAACGCTGATTCCGTGGACCTTACTACTTCCATGCAGATTGAGCAGAAGGAAGAAAAGAAGGAAGAAAAGAAGAAGCCCGAACCGAAGAAGCCTCGTAAGAAAGCTGGTGGCGGTGGTAAGCCGCGCGGTAAGGGTCAGCCGAACGCTCCGCAGACTCGCGGCGTGCTCAAGCTCCTCACTGCTCAGACAAAGAATGCCTCTGCTGCTGCTTATGACTTGATGAAGAACCAGAAGTTCACCAAGGACATCGATAAGGTGCTCAAGGACGTCGCTGGTCTCCAGACTACGGGTAAGACCGTTCTCGGTGGCCGTCGCGGTAAGGCTAATGGTGGCTTCAACGAAGGTTATGCAGAAGGTGGTTCCGGTGGTATCGGTGACGGCCTTGCAGGTCTCCTTGGCGGTGGTGGCGGTGGTATCGCTACTAAGGCTAAGGGTTCCATCAAGACTCCGTCCATGCGCGATATCGACATGGGTGCCGGTGGTGGTTCTCGTTCCGCAGCTGACATCATGAAGGTTGTCCGCCAGCGTACTCCGGGTCTTCGCCACATCTATAACAAGTGCCTGAAGAAGAAACCGGGATTCCAGGGTAAGGTTACCTTGAAGTTCACGATCGCTCCGGGTGGCGAAATCATCAGCATCTCTACTGTTTCTTCGACGACCGGTTTCGCAGAATTCGACTCCGAAATCAAGAATGCAGTTAGCCGCTGGACCTTCAGCAAGGTGAAGTCCGGTAACACGACGGTTACGATTCCGTTCACGTTCTCCGAATAA
- a CDS encoding ExbD/TolR family protein produces MARKARKYSEDVPFSLTSMMDMMTIILVFMIKNMDAEGQLLTQAENLILPISTSKVQPKEVSLTVVVDANYVIVDNEKVVPTADVLAQEDLLVTKVDEILKDRRAIEQEHALKMGLPADEAGHIIVQIDKNIPYDAMYKVMATCGFSGYTNIAFAVMEKNGGEE; encoded by the coding sequence ATGGCTAGAAAAGCTCGTAAGTATAGCGAAGACGTACCTTTCTCCTTAACGTCCATGATGGACATGATGACCATCATCTTGGTGTTCATGATCAAGAACATGGACGCTGAAGGTCAGCTTTTGACCCAGGCAGAAAACTTGATTCTTCCGATCTCGACCTCCAAGGTCCAGCCGAAGGAAGTTTCTTTGACTGTCGTGGTCGATGCTAACTACGTTATCGTTGACAATGAAAAGGTCGTGCCGACCGCTGACGTTCTCGCTCAGGAAGACCTCCTCGTTACGAAGGTGGACGAAATCCTGAAGGACCGTCGCGCAATCGAACAGGAACACGCTCTCAAGATGGGCCTTCCTGCCGATGAAGCTGGTCACATCATTGTCCAGATTGACAAGAACATCCCGTATGATGCGATGTACAAGGTGATGGCCACTTGCGGCTTCTCCGGATACACGAATATCGCATTCGCCGTGATGGAAAAGAACGGCGGGGAGGAATAA
- a CDS encoding ExbD/TolR family protein: MAKQIKKPGKVEEPDLLPAMGLFTILIPMLLTMTSFSKLAIVEVNLPERSQMIMDNDVPPPPDEQALNLSLAIANNYLVIGARGGFQPNVYFKEMWTFRCKSDAQLVTYAMEDVKAAVESGHGPKCKDGSEMDKEKYLYEIETIELWAIQKESEEDPGKVIWAAYKNDGSAEEAHADSAYVDGANNFLSLPGEGVGGLQKPAALKAPTPGMAVATLQPNSARTLKPGDKTMVYPLSAYDLIAKDLIAIHTQFIDLDDVDNIIIVANDDTQFDKIIQLMDRAKEAGFSKINLAKLGG; this comes from the coding sequence ATGGCAAAACAAATCAAGAAACCAGGAAAGGTCGAAGAACCGGACTTGCTTCCGGCGATGGGCTTGTTCACCATCTTGATTCCTATGCTTCTGACCATGACTTCTTTCTCCAAACTCGCCATTGTCGAAGTGAATCTGCCTGAACGTAGTCAGATGATCATGGACAATGACGTGCCACCTCCTCCTGATGAGCAGGCATTGAACTTGTCCCTCGCTATCGCTAACAACTACCTTGTTATCGGTGCACGCGGTGGTTTCCAGCCGAACGTCTATTTCAAGGAAATGTGGACGTTCCGCTGCAAGTCTGATGCTCAGCTCGTTACCTATGCGATGGAAGACGTGAAGGCGGCTGTTGAAAGTGGACACGGTCCGAAGTGCAAAGATGGTTCCGAAATGGACAAAGAGAAGTATCTCTACGAAATCGAAACCATCGAACTCTGGGCTATTCAGAAGGAATCTGAAGAAGACCCGGGTAAGGTCATTTGGGCCGCTTATAAGAACGACGGTAGTGCTGAAGAAGCTCATGCCGACAGTGCTTATGTAGATGGCGCTAACAACTTCTTGTCCCTTCCGGGTGAAGGCGTAGGTGGCCTCCAGAAGCCGGCTGCTCTCAAGGCTCCGACTCCGGGTATGGCAGTTGCAACGCTTCAGCCGAACTCTGCCCGTACTCTCAAGCCGGGCGACAAGACAATGGTTTATCCGCTCTCCGCATACGATCTCATTGCTAAGGACTTGATCGCAATCCATACTCAGTTCATCGACTTGGACGACGTTGATAACATCATCATCGTTGCAAACGACGACACTCAGTTCGACAAGATCATCCAGCTCATGGACCGTGCTAAGGAAGCTGGTTTCAGCAAGATCAACCTTGCTAAGTTGGGAGGTTAA
- a CDS encoding MotA/TolQ/ExbB proton channel family protein, giving the protein MSKMLQSFSPESDGYQFMWIILVVFIIGLGFSLERITYIMIKSSKGRGKFMADFGKLVMQNQLEQALQFAKSSKLPIAKVMDAIVAAKLNCKDADKAREVMTAASDAVFLTEAPRLTRYISIISVMASISTLLGLMGTIYGLIFTFDAVANKPASERAKALADGIAIAMGTTLLGLLSAVPLLVIVGLLNMNSERLIQEMEEKGLKIINSLA; this is encoded by the coding sequence ATGTCTAAAATGCTTCAATCCTTCAGCCCCGAATCTGATGGTTACCAGTTCATGTGGATCATCTTGGTCGTGTTCATTATCGGCCTCGGTTTCTCCCTGGAACGCATAACTTACATCATGATTAAGAGCTCCAAGGGCCGCGGTAAGTTCATGGCCGATTTCGGTAAGCTCGTTATGCAGAACCAGCTCGAACAGGCTCTCCAGTTCGCCAAGAGCTCTAAGCTCCCGATTGCTAAGGTTATGGATGCTATCGTTGCCGCTAAGCTCAACTGCAAGGATGCAGACAAGGCTCGCGAAGTTATGACTGCTGCTTCTGACGCTGTGTTCCTTACCGAAGCTCCGCGCCTCACTCGTTATATCTCCATCATTTCCGTTATGGCTTCCATTTCCACGTTGCTTGGACTTATGGGTACGATTTACGGTCTGATTTTCACATTCGATGCTGTTGCTAACAAGCCGGCTTCTGAACGTGCTAAGGCTCTTGCTGATGGTATTGCTATCGCTATGGGTACTACGCTCCTCGGACTTCTTTCTGCAGTTCCGCTCCTCGTTATCGTCGGTCTTCTCAACATGAACTCCGAACGCCTCATCCAGGAAATGGAAGAAAAGGGTCTCAAGATTATCAACTCCCTTGCATAA
- a CDS encoding tetratricopeptide repeat protein gives MKNLLLVSAIVCSMIGTSFAASDPCKEKTDEAKKLLAKCKSIGKGNSGYEQCASSYKVAKNQAEQACRSGGLDEKGMRDAIAEWERQVERCKGKVSNRCASSLQQLGHYQFLLEEKLFLDKNAQYEEDVAWCADRDNKPAKCANINQFPKADHQKSLGYFLEYIDKYPKESKAPTVIYQAAAVQEASGEDDKAYKLRMQLVRDFPDNGLVPKAWLRIAEYHFMNRKFKDAISAYKKVTGFENLTGKEAALAMYHLAESYYNTAEYEIAAKQYFDYIVGADKGKYPNDLRAEAMDFMAAAFSDLEGGGVQEAEAFLRDKKVAFKDSVYYRIGMKNKDHDRNEEAVQSFKRLMSINPDYIDAPLADIAMVEILIVQQKFEEAQAHRYEVVKRYDRNSSWFKKNQKYPESVKNAEKAIRGAMLDIPQYHHAQAAKLTKEGDIEGGKRQYSKAIEAYEAFLKRYAKEPTWDEYKVHINLALVYQEMGQHANAAKMFNWIVETDTTRYGRREMGSGNLLSKDEAGYNAVLMMDQARENARKTKANDDAVQAYNLPETKAYFDQVDKYMAKFGKNKEAAELAYNAAIVHYDAKQFSVAVNVLRKLKKDFPKHQYILLISRMLAQSLLESNQLDESLTEFEWLLKQYKAKETRNDSMAAEIEKAIAYVLFQKAESSVKAGKNEAGAKAYLDLVKRYPNIDIADKAIFEAAAAYEATNQYKKAAETFMLLPKSYAKSPLTIKGILRAASNYKKDKQPVVAAKTFLFITDNFPKDSMAFPAIGFAAQTYDSIPDKKQAAITFELAYKRYPQNEETPSFLYSACLSYDEAKMTNEAIRCSKDLVRDYPKSSYAVDAAFSIPMAYANAKKWDLAIQEYRNFIKMYQEDKEKLIAAYIGIARAYRNVKDMENSVDAYKKTLEAYDKYGLQIKNADAAIPAEAAFYMGEYEYNKMTPIVLKGKEKEKAKIIKSLVEILQKAMGHYSKSAAYASEKWTFRATNKMGMLFVTMAAKIREQQLNGKKEEEKFAERIGIVQQLPSYYEQARPIFQKNIDLARDQGFYNKDVIAAEMGYIEMYYQGCAVFVEVADAFANSPLPDSALIVREYIGQGMVKDDAIMAAHEDLEAYREELNSRSDAAKQLAIPQCATGIKASAHYGIDNEWTAKLYETLRKLDETNEDLNIKIEKFDPSTLFADPAYFKLKARIEQIEQSDAMTLEEKVATFRNIVKETKDDRTKLEEELAKLKEWTANPSLIPASERGVEAVSESSSDEEAVEQTSKKSKKGKKAKSEAKKSKKKGKKGKKK, from the coding sequence ATGAAAAATCTTTTGCTCGTCTCAGCAATCGTTTGCTCCATGATTGGAACATCTTTTGCTGCATCGGATCCGTGTAAAGAAAAAACGGACGAAGCTAAGAAATTGCTTGCAAAGTGCAAGTCCATTGGAAAGGGCAACTCTGGCTATGAACAGTGCGCCAGCTCCTATAAAGTTGCAAAGAACCAGGCCGAACAGGCTTGCCGCTCTGGCGGTCTTGACGAAAAGGGCATGCGTGACGCTATTGCCGAATGGGAACGTCAGGTAGAACGTTGCAAGGGCAAAGTCAGTAACCGTTGCGCAAGCTCCTTGCAGCAGCTTGGTCACTACCAGTTCTTGCTCGAAGAAAAGCTGTTCCTCGACAAGAATGCCCAGTACGAAGAAGATGTCGCATGGTGCGCTGACCGTGATAACAAGCCGGCAAAGTGCGCTAACATCAACCAGTTCCCGAAGGCCGATCACCAGAAGTCCTTGGGCTACTTCCTTGAATACATCGACAAGTATCCGAAGGAATCTAAGGCTCCGACCGTGATTTACCAGGCTGCCGCAGTGCAGGAAGCCAGTGGTGAAGACGACAAGGCTTACAAGCTCCGTATGCAGCTTGTCAGGGACTTCCCGGATAACGGTCTTGTGCCGAAGGCATGGCTCCGTATTGCTGAATACCACTTCATGAACCGTAAGTTCAAGGACGCTATCAGTGCCTATAAGAAGGTGACTGGCTTTGAAAACCTCACGGGTAAGGAAGCGGCTCTTGCCATGTACCACTTGGCAGAATCTTACTATAACACTGCCGAATACGAAATTGCCGCTAAGCAGTACTTCGATTACATCGTTGGTGCTGACAAGGGCAAATATCCGAACGACTTGCGCGCAGAAGCTATGGACTTCATGGCTGCCGCATTCTCTGACTTGGAAGGTGGTGGTGTTCAGGAAGCTGAAGCTTTCTTGAGAGACAAGAAGGTCGCTTTCAAGGACTCCGTCTACTACCGTATCGGTATGAAGAACAAGGACCATGACCGTAACGAAGAAGCTGTCCAGTCCTTCAAGCGCTTGATGAGTATCAACCCGGACTACATCGACGCTCCGCTCGCCGATATCGCCATGGTCGAAATCTTGATCGTGCAGCAGAAGTTCGAAGAAGCTCAGGCACATCGTTACGAAGTCGTGAAGCGTTATGACCGCAATTCCTCCTGGTTCAAGAAGAACCAGAAGTATCCGGAATCTGTGAAGAATGCTGAAAAGGCTATCCGTGGCGCTATGCTCGATATCCCGCAGTATCACCACGCTCAGGCTGCCAAGCTCACCAAGGAAGGTGATATCGAAGGCGGCAAGAGACAGTATTCTAAGGCTATCGAAGCTTATGAAGCATTCTTGAAGCGCTATGCCAAGGAACCGACCTGGGATGAATACAAGGTTCACATCAACCTCGCTCTCGTCTATCAGGAAATGGGCCAGCATGCTAACGCTGCCAAGATGTTCAACTGGATTGTTGAAACCGATACGACCCGCTATGGCCGTCGCGAAATGGGTTCTGGCAACCTCCTCTCCAAGGATGAAGCTGGTTATAACGCCGTTCTCATGATGGACCAGGCTCGCGAAAATGCAAGAAAGACGAAGGCTAACGACGATGCCGTCCAGGCATACAACTTGCCGGAAACCAAGGCTTACTTCGACCAGGTCGATAAGTACATGGCCAAGTTCGGTAAGAACAAGGAAGCTGCAGAACTTGCATACAACGCCGCTATCGTTCATTACGATGCCAAGCAGTTCTCTGTTGCCGTGAACGTCCTCCGCAAGCTCAAGAAGGACTTCCCGAAACACCAGTACATTTTGCTCATCAGCCGTATGCTTGCTCAGTCCTTGCTGGAATCCAACCAGCTTGACGAATCCCTCACGGAATTCGAATGGCTCCTCAAGCAGTACAAGGCCAAGGAAACTCGCAACGACTCCATGGCTGCTGAAATCGAAAAGGCTATCGCTTACGTTCTCTTCCAGAAGGCTGAATCCTCTGTCAAGGCAGGCAAGAATGAAGCTGGTGCCAAGGCATACTTGGACCTCGTGAAGCGCTATCCGAACATCGACATTGCTGACAAGGCTATCTTCGAAGCTGCTGCTGCCTACGAAGCTACGAACCAGTACAAGAAGGCTGCAGAAACGTTCATGCTCCTCCCGAAGAGCTATGCCAAGTCTCCGCTTACTATTAAGGGTATCTTGCGTGCTGCAAGTAACTACAAGAAGGACAAGCAGCCGGTTGTCGCTGCCAAGACGTTCTTGTTCATTACCGACAACTTCCCGAAGGATTCCATGGCCTTCCCGGCAATCGGCTTTGCCGCTCAGACCTATGACTCCATCCCGGACAAGAAGCAGGCCGCTATTACCTTCGAACTTGCTTACAAGCGTTACCCGCAGAACGAAGAAACTCCGTCTTTCCTCTATAGCGCATGCTTGAGCTACGACGAAGCCAAGATGACCAACGAAGCTATCCGCTGCTCCAAGGACCTCGTCCGTGACTATCCGAAGAGCTCTTACGCTGTTGACGCTGCCTTCTCTATCCCGATGGCATACGCTAACGCTAAGAAGTGGGACCTCGCCATCCAGGAATATCGCAACTTCATCAAGATGTACCAGGAAGACAAGGAAAAGCTCATTGCCGCTTACATCGGTATCGCTCGCGCTTACCGCAATGTGAAGGACATGGAAAACTCTGTTGATGCCTACAAGAAGACTCTTGAAGCTTACGACAAGTACGGTTTGCAGATCAAGAATGCTGATGCTGCTATCCCGGCTGAAGCAGCCTTCTACATGGGTGAATATGAATACAACAAGATGACTCCGATTGTCTTGAAGGGTAAGGAAAAGGAAAAGGCCAAGATCATCAAGAGCTTGGTTGAAATCCTCCAGAAGGCTATGGGTCACTACTCCAAGTCTGCTGCCTACGCATCTGAAAAGTGGACCTTCCGCGCCACGAACAAGATGGGTATGCTCTTCGTGACGATGGCTGCAAAGATTCGTGAACAGCAGCTCAACGGTAAGAAGGAAGAAGAAAAGTTTGCAGAACGCATCGGTATTGTGCAGCAGCTCCCGTCTTACTATGAACAGGCTCGTCCGATCTTCCAGAAGAACATCGACCTCGCTCGTGACCAGGGCTTCTACAACAAGGACGTGATCGCTGCAGAAATGGGCTACATCGAAATGTACTACCAGGGCTGCGCTGTGTTCGTCGAAGTTGCTGACGCATTCGCTAACTCCCCGCTTCCGGATAGTGCTTTGATCGTGCGTGAATACATCGGCCAGGGCATGGTGAAGGATGACGCTATCATGGCTGCCCACGAAGACTTGGAAGCCTACCGTGAAGAATTGAACAGCCGTTCTGATGCCGCAAAGCAGCTCGCTATCCCGCAGTGCGCAACCGGTATCAAGGCCTCTGCTCACTACGGTATCGATAACGAATGGACCGCCAAGCTTTACGAAACCTTGAGAAAGCTCGATGAAACCAACGAAGACCTTAACATCAAGATTGAAAAGTTCGACCCGTCCACGCTGTTTGCCGACCCGGCATACTTCAAGTTGAAGGCACGTATCGAGCAGATCGAACAGTCTGATGCTATGACTCTCGAAGAAAAGGTGGCTACCTTCCGTAACATCGTCAAGGAAACTAAGGACGATCGTACCAAGCTTGAAGAAGAACTCGCCAAGCTCAAGGAATGGACTGCTAACCCGAGCCTGATCCCGGCTTCCGAAAGAGGTGTTGAAGCTGTTTCTGAATCTTCTAGCGATGAAGAAGCCGTTGAACAGACCTCCAAGAAGTCTAAGAAGGGCAAGAAGGCTAAGTCTGAAGCCAAGAAGTCCAAGAAAAAGGGCAAAAAAGGCAAGAAGAAATAG